Below is a genomic region from Lineus longissimus chromosome 4, tnLinLong1.2, whole genome shotgun sequence.
GCCATACCCAATCTTTAGGCCCTGGAGGACAAAGAACTCAATTAGATATAGTAGTCTTTGACCATTTGTGTTAGAGATTACTGTATTAGCAAAGATTTCAGTAACACATAAAAACTTTATTAATATTGAGCTTCAACCTGAAGTCAAACTTGTGGTTCGGTTATGTTGATTGTTACAGTCAAATCCATATCCTGAAGGGCTGGATTCAAAGACAAGCTATTCTACTATACCACTAGGCCCTTGCACTAGGCCTACTAGCTATACACACCAGTCGGGAACTTTTTTCCACTTTTCGTAGCTATCAGTGTCCAATCCATGTCGAAGCCAACAACCTTTTTTGCCCCATGAAGCTCGTCAGAATGGAGTAGGTACATGGATGGGTAAGCTGTAGCTTTCCCTGGAGGTATTCCAACATCAGACCATTTCAGTCCATGTTTTAGATCGGTCTCTCCTTTTGCCATTTTTGCAAGTTGCTCCGTTTTTTCGACGGCCTTCCTTTTTGCTCCACGAGGCATTTTGAAAGTTCTTCCTGAACTGAACTGAGCTATGCCAAGGAATAGAATGCTGCCAATTGATCGATCTACAACTCTTTTAAACATGCGATTGACATAGTCGAACAATCAATCGTTcatacatacatgacataaaTTAAATAAATAGTGACAAGTCTGGGCAAGCCCATCCAAATGACGTCAGGGAATTCCCAAAATGTGATCATTTATTTGTAGCAGCACATCCGAATATTTATCAAATTATTAATACATACATACAACAAATATGATATTACACTCATACATTCACATTTATTTGTATATTGTAATAAAGTATATAACTTATTTGTTGATAAACGAACTTTTATGTAATTAAAATTTCTATTTAAAATACGGATCAAACTATTATATAGAGCTAGCCAACTACACGCCGAACGGAACCGGAAATCGCATGGGATTTAAATGCAGAGAAGTTCGAGAAAACTTCAGAATTTGTGCTTTTTATCCAcattttcattgataaatcgTCTTCATTCTGTTAACAACGGTTCCTTATATTGTTCCTCTCGACCACAGCACCATAATTACGTGGGAAAGACTAAAGAAATTGAGACAAACAATAAAGTTGTCACTCCTAAATTTCGCATAGGACTCTCCTGTAAATTTTGTACAGGAGCATATTGTACAGGAGAAAAAAAGGGCGTTACTGTTCTCTTGGAGAGTGCTTTAAGCCCTAAGTCGAGTTCTGCATTTGCAGGGAGAATGGGAGAGGAAGGGGGTGACACAGGACACAGTGATCTCATATTGAAGTCACCGAATGACAAGAAACAGTACAGGTGCGTTTCTCAGACACTAAAACAGTCAATCAAGATTCTGAAATGAGACTGACCTGCCCAAGAATGATTGCCCTGCTGAACAATAGGTCTTGAAAGCAAAGATGCAAGACAACGGCTCTTATCCATCATCTGGCGTCTTTGACCGTGATGACCTATTGTTCAGAGCTTCATTGCCATAATATCCCTTGCATATTCCCAAATGGACGGTTTAGTCAAAGACGAACCAGAGCACATACACAACAAATGCTcacactcagaacatgtcagaagACTATCACCTTAGTTGTGGCATACCTGAACTTTGCCAGCTTACTTGTActatgtttttgatgatttcagATCAATCACCTTGGAAAATGGTCTGAGAGCCCTACTCATACACGACCCATCTGGAAAAGAGGAGGCTGAAGAGGATGATGAAGAATCTGGGGATTCAGATGAAGAAATGATGAGTGGGGATGAGAGTGGTTCtggagaggaagaggaggaggaggaggacaaTGAAGAGGATGATAAGGAAAAGAAAGGAGACAAGGCAAAGGCCAGATCAGAAAAATATGTAAGGGAAATGAAGTAGGCCTGGACatggttttttttgcttttgagcCTAATTTAAGGACATTATATCATGGCAAGCTGTTGAAGTTCCTCGGAATTTCAGTGACCAAAACTTGCTGTCTCCACCAgaaaatgacatacatgtatcttggagTTCAGACATTCATTTATGGCATTTAGGAGCAAAATGGAGCATTTTGAGGTGCAGATAATGCTTCTTATGTCATTTGAAATTAGTTGACGTCATAAATTGCTTTTGGTGTCAAGACATCTTGACAGCGCTGATCAGACTGTCTGCTTACATTAAAACAAGGTTTACATTTCTTTCTCCATCTTTATTCCAGTCTGCTGCAGCACTATGTGTTGGGATGGGAAGTTTCTCAGATCCACCAGATATCCCTGGCTTTGCTCACTTTCTTGAACACAGTAAGTTCCCTGGTCTTAATGTGCCATTGTGGGATTTTTGTGAATTACAAATCATTTTAGAAGCGTGACTGAGTAGTTGGGAAATCCATTTCATAAAGCTTTTCAGTGCGATTCTCTATGCAATTCCTGTAGTTATCTTCCTGACTTCAGATTTTGGATGATCAAATTAAATGGGCATACTTCTGATCTTGATCTTTGGAATGAAATAGTCCTGTTTGATTTTGGGCATATCATCTTCTGACTTAGTGTTAGACGGAAGGAATTTTAATCTCTTGTAATTGTACTATTCCCCTCTTATTTTTTCCTTGTTTTCCAGTGGTTTTCATGGGAAGTGAAAAGTACCCAGACGAGAATGACTTCGGCAACACTCTCAGTCGGCATGGAGGCACCACCAATGCATTCACAGATTTAGAACATGTAAGAATCTAAATCTTACGTTTCAAATCCTTATTTAGAATTTGGTCACTCTATATTTTACACGCAGATGAGCAATCTTTTCATCACTTGCCGCAGTAAGCCTTTCTGTCCATCTCTTTTCAGACTGTTTTCTACTTTGACGTTCAAAGGAAGTACTTCCAAGATCTGCTGGATAGATTTGCATGGTTTTTCATCCACCCTCTTCTGAAGCAAGATTCAGTCGACCGGGAACTTGAGGCTGTGGACCATGGTGAGTGGCAACAGAGAGCACCAGCCTTGTCAAATTAAACAAATCATAAATCTGTCTGATACAAGGTGCAAGCTGGAAACAAGTTGGAGCCTGTTTTTGTCGAACAAAATTCCCTCCTCCAGATTAGTGAAAGGCTAACAAGACATAatgacttttgaaaaaaaaggaaCGAAAAATGTGTTCATTTTAATTTATTgtgatttctttgtttcagaattcacGATGAGCAAGTTGTCAGATTTTGCTCGTAGGCAGCAGCTTTTCAGTAACATGACTAAACCAAATCATCCGATGGGAAAATTCTTCTGGGGTAAGGATGTCTTCTGAACTTTGAATTAGGCATACCTTCAGCCAAAGTTGAACAAAAACATTGAGATGATCAAAGGATGTTCAGTTCTTCAAACAGACGTTTCAGGAACATTGGCTCTTCTTTCTCTATCTTTTTGTTCCATTTCTACATTTAGGAAATAGCCAGAGTTTGAAATCGGATCCTCAGAGTTTGGGTATCGATGTGTATGGCAAGCTACGTGACTTCTACAAGAGAATGTATTCTGCCCATTACATGACCCTAGCAGTACAGTCCAGAGGTACGTACATGTTAGAACTAATAGGGATGGCGCATTGGGGTGATTCAGGTCTCTGGCGAAGACAAGTAGCTTTGAGGAATTTTGTATTGCGGACTATGAGAAATGTTACTTCTTTTGTCAGTGACTGCAATTTGGTCCAACAGACAGCTAGGCTTGACACAGACTGTGATGTAACAGGTTAAGCTATCCATCATATCTGTTATCTCCCTGTTGCGTGATAGATGTGTATCTTATTGTCTTTGTGAATTCCTTACAGACTCATTGGATGTCCTTGAAGAATGGGTCCGGGAGATATTCTCTGCGATGCCTAACAAGTAAGCTTCCGTCATGTAATTATTTCTCTGAATATTATATTTCTGCTCCAATGGTGGGTTGGGTCCAGTGTTTTGAGTACATAACACTTTTCTCTTCTGCAACTGACATAAGATTCTCTGCTTGTTTCAGTGGATTACCAAGACCATCCTTCCATGAGATGAAAGAGCCATTTGATGTGCCTGATTTCTACAAGATGTACAAAGGTGAGGTGACGTCTGCTGTGAGCACCATTAAATTGGTTTTGTTAAGCTTTTCACGTATTTTGATAACCCTTCAAACAACAGGTTATGAGGTAATATTTTCTGTTCTATTGCAGTGATTCCCATCAAAAAGGAGCATGCAGTTCAGTTATCGTGGGCACTACCTTCACTGAAGGAGTACTACAAGGTCAAACCGTTGCACTATTTGGGCTGGATCCTTGGCCACGAAGGCAAGGGAAGCATTTTATCCTACCTAAAAAAGAAGTGAGTTCTCTTCCCTTACTCCACTTTCTCTCTGTGGTGGGACAGCTTTCAACAGCTCTGAAAATGTTACCTACACAAAGAACAATCAGCTCAATCTTGTTACATTATCCAAAGTCAAATTCATTGGACTAGGTAATGGAGGAAGAGAAAACCTGAACCTCCTTTCTAAATCAGCACTCTCAAAGAGAGGCATCTTTTCTCTTGCTtatgcagtggaaccttcctAAGCAGACACCACACTTAGATATACACCCTTTCTTTAATCAAACTTTCCGCTTCAGATGCTGGGCGTTGAGTATCAGCAGTGGGAACGATGAATCGGGTTACGAGCATAACTCAACTTGGGCTGCTTTTACCCTCAATATCAGACTGACAGATGAAGGACTGTCACATCTGTATGAGGTAGGCTTCACAATCAACAGATCTCCACTGGCCAAGCTATTTCAGTAAATCCGAAATTGAGGAAGTCTTGTTCTGTTTTGAAGGCAGAAAATCATGTTCTGTCACTTTGCTTGGATCTTGTTCAGTGATCAAGTGCAGTTTCCGGTTTCCGATTGTTTGGTCACATCAACTTGATTTTTAATAAACTTTGTATTGGAATTATATGTACACTGAGCAGTATTGGCTCTCACATGTTCAGTTCCATTCGTAAAAGTTTCTTGTAATCTCTATATTATTGTGACCTTGCCCTTTCAGGTGCTAACGTCAGTATTTGAATACATCACAATGATGCAAAGGTCGAGGCCTAATGAGAGGATATTCAGGGAGATCCAGGCAATAGAGGCAAATGACTTCAGATGGCAGGATGAGGTAGATATAGCATTATTATTCAGGGTTATCGGAAAGCAGATGTTGGGTTCAGGTCCTGTCAACGGTCAACTCAAACAGTTGGCATTTTGAGATCCCTTATGCCCTTTTGCAATCAGCAAATCGTATCACCTTACATTATATATTTCACGGTTAAAAATTACAAGGCTTATTCAAATAATATACGAATTTTACTATTTGTAACAAATTTCATTTCTGTCATTTTCTGTCAAGAATTTAGTCATTTCATTGTctgcatcaacatcaacatatttgccatgtcattgtcatcatcaaggCATCTTGGCCAAGACCTGGGCCTTGGCCGTTATCCAACGAGCTATTCTGTGTCTTGATTCTGATGTCCATTTCAGATTGATCCTGTTGACTATGTTGAGAGGCTGTGTGTCAACGTGCTACAGTATCCAGTGAGGGATTATCTGACCGGAGATATTCTCATGTTTGATTATGATGAAGAGGTATGAATGCAGGAGTGGAGATTTGATTGAAATTCTGGCATTCTCCGACTTGTTATAATAGAAAGGCATTACAGATACCAGGTGTCAGTTTTCAGACAATGGGTGAATTGTACATGTAACCATCTCCATTTTGTATTCAGATTGTGAGCAAGGTGCAGAACATGTTGAAACCAGAACGTGTGAATATCACACTGAGTTCCGAGAGCCCCGAGATGCAGCTTGATTGTATTGAAGTCGAGAAATGGTTTGGAACGCAGTATTGTGTAAACGGTAGGTTGATAGTAtcagtgcatgctctgttgttATTCCAATTGTATACAAATAGCAAAATGCTAGAAACTAGAacattgaagtttgaaattcaCCTTGCAATTTTGTGTTCACTGACACTGGACTGAGTCTTCATATAACTGTCTGACAAGTCGAGGCATATGCCTCCTTACAAGTCATGTATGTCATCATTGTCTGATTTTGTTTTCGGTGTAACAAAATAACTTCGTTTACATATTACCTGTCTCTTTTACAGACATCAACCCCGATTGGATAAAGTCATGGAGCAGTAAGTTTTGATTTAACTTGAAAATTGTTAGTTTCCAAATTGTCTCATAATATTAAGCCCCCATTGCAAAACCTATTCAGAAAACCAAATATATCAATGGATTGACCAAAAGAATACTAAAAATCCTTCTTATGTTTGATTGAAGTCTGTCGATGTATTCCACAGCTGTGTGATTCT
It encodes:
- the LOC135486240 gene encoding nardilysin-like encodes the protein MQRSSRKLQNLCFLSTFSLINRLHSVNNGSLYCSSRPQHHNYVGKTKEIETNNKVVTPKFRIGLSCKFCTGAYCTGEKKGVTVLLESALSPKSSSAFAGRMGEEGGDTGHSDLILKSPNDKKQYRSITLENGLRALLIHDPSGKEEAEEDDEESGDSDEEMMSGDESGSGEEEEEEEDNEEDDKEKKGDKAKARSEKYSAAALCVGMGSFSDPPDIPGFAHFLEHMVFMGSEKYPDENDFGNTLSRHGGTTNAFTDLEHTVFYFDVQRKYFQDLLDRFAWFFIHPLLKQDSVDRELEAVDHEFTMSKLSDFARRQQLFSNMTKPNHPMGKFFWGNSQSLKSDPQSLGIDVYGKLRDFYKRMYSAHYMTLAVQSRDSLDVLEEWVREIFSAMPNNGLPRPSFHEMKEPFDVPDFYKMYKVIPIKKEHAVQLSWALPSLKEYYKVKPLHYLGWILGHEGKGSILSYLKKKCWALSISSGNDESGYEHNSTWAAFTLNIRLTDEGLSHLYEVLTSVFEYITMMQRSRPNERIFREIQAIEANDFRWQDEIDPVDYVERLCVNVLQYPVRDYLTGDILMFDYDEEIVSKVQNMLKPERVNITLSSESPEMQLDCIEVEKWFGTQYCVNDINPDWIKSWSNLEPGSQFFLPPENTFIATDFDLKTPDLETDSKLPLLILENERSKVWYKKDEKFKFPKAYYSFHLITPAVNRTPKNRVLFDIYMCLLKHNLADVAYDADVAQMDYTFKALETGMIIEVSGFNHKLHKLLETVVQHMIDFETKDDIFEAMRIQLTRTYHNLFIKPERLVKDVRLSILQNIHWTSLDKYEACQHVTKEDLLMFLQDFHSQLRVECLIMGNVLKQEALDLEKIFTSQLKYTPLPRNVQPVMRICDLPKTDHYCRVQNLREDDENCVITNYYQVGPLEDVGQGVLNEMLALAMEDPCFNILRTKKQLGYSVFAMNRNTADIIGLSVSVCSNSSQFSLEALDAHIEEFLQEFGQILTAMPEEDFEKQRDALIKRKEAEDANMRDEVNRYWDEMITRRYIFDILDQEIAALRKLTKTDVLDWYRKHTPFGNKAASKLSIQVQGHSKAMDTSGGADATDCCQATADTDTKMDTSSRSRLTYLPLEGNKVSKSISDVVDFKMNQSFYPVPKVVKI